One genomic window of Coffea eugenioides isolate CCC68of chromosome 1, Ceug_1.0, whole genome shotgun sequence includes the following:
- the LOC113751631 gene encoding vacuolar protein sorting-associated protein 2 homolog 3 — protein sequence MNIFSKKPTAKEALRQSKREMTNATRGIEREITGLQLEEKKLVAEIKRTAKTGNEAAAKTLARQLVRLRQQIANLQGSRAQMRGIATHTQAISAHSSVAVGMKGATKAMSAMNKQMSPANQAKVMQEFQKQSGQMDMTTEMMSDAIDDVLDDDDAEDESEELTNQVLDEIGVDVASQLSAAPRGKIAGKNTEDGSSSGIDDLEKRLAALRNP from the exons ATGAACATCTTCTCAAAGAAGCCCACCGCCAAAG AGGCTCTGCGACAGAGCAAAAGAGAAATGACCAATGCCACCAGAG ggATTGAGAGAGAAATTACTGGACTACAATTAGAG GAAAAGAAGCTTGTTGCTGAGATAAAGAGAACTGCTAAGACAGGCAATGAG GCAGCAGCCAAAACTCTAGCACGTCAACTGGTTAGGCTGAGACAGCAGATAGCCAACTTGCAGGGTAGTCGAGCTCAAATGAGAGGTATTGCTACTCACACTCAG GCAATTTCTGCCCACTCTTCGGTCGCTGTCGGCATGAAAGGTGCTACTAAAGCTATGTCAGCAATGAATAAG CAAATGTCCCCAGCAAATCAGGCAAAGGTAATGCAAGAGTTCCAGAAGCAATCAGGGCAGATGGACATGACG ACTGAGATGATGTCAGATGCCATAGATGATGTTCTGGATGATGATGATGCGGAAGATGAAAGTGAAGAGTTGACGAATCAG GTGCTAGATGAAATTGGCGTTGATGTTGCCTCACAG TTGTCAGCAGCTCCCAGGGGAAAAATTGCTGGGAAGAACACTGAGGATGGAAGCAG ttCGGGGATTGATGATCTGGAGAAGAGATTGGCTGCGCTTAGAAATCCCTAA